Part of the Cellulomonas hominis genome, GAACGTCCCGAAGGTGGTGTTGAAGTACAGGCCGATGAAGAACAGGAACCGCCCGAGCCAGTTCCACCCGAAGTCGGGGTACTTGCGGGGGTTGAACCCGAAGCTCGCGAACAGCTGCCGGACGGTGACGTGGCCGGTCCGCGGCAGGCCGACCGAGCTGCCCTCCGGCTTGAACAGCGGGAGCAGGGCGACCATGACGATGCCGATGATCCCGGGGACGAGGAACACCATCAGCATGCTGTGCGCCACGGAGTAGGCGATCCCGATGCCCAGCACCGGCGCGACCTGGGAGGTCATGCCCGTCAGCGCGGACACGCGCCCGCGCTGCTGCTCGGGGACGATGTCGGCCTGGAGGTTCTGGATCGCACCGCCGACCGTGGACCACCCGGCCATCCCGAAGATCCAGCCGAGGCCGATCAGCGGCACCGTCGGGGCGAGCGCGACGAGCGCGAGCGCCAGGAGACCGAGCACGGCGCCGAGCAGCAGGAACGGCGTCCGGCGGCCGAGCCGCGACCGGGTGCGGTCGCTCCACAGGCCGATCATCGGGCTCAGGACGATGTAGACGATCTGCGCGACGCCGGTGACGTACCCGAGCAGCTCCTCGTGGCCGGGGGCCAGGTCGTCGATGCGGACCGCGAGGGCGTACGACAGCGGGACCATCAGCGCGATGGACGAGCCGAAGTTGGCGACCATCATCCAGACGATGTGGCCGGCGCTCAGCGGCCGCTGCGGCGGGTCGGTCAGGGCGGTGGCCGGCGTCTCGGGAGGCTCGCCCGCACCCGCGGTCAGCGGCTGGGGGGCGATGACCACCGGGGGGACGGCGGCCGTGGGGTGGTGCGGCTGGGACACGACGACTTCCTCGTCTCGTGGGCGTGGGGTGGGACGCAGATCAGGGACGGCCGCGGCGGGCGACGTCGCCGAGCCACGCCAGGCTGGGCTTCGGCGTGCGGACGAAGGTCTCGCGGTCGGCGGAGGCGAGCCCGAAGGTCGGGCCCCAGTGCCC contains:
- a CDS encoding MFS transporter; translation: MSQPHHPTAAVPPVVIAPQPLTAGAGEPPETPATALTDPPQRPLSAGHIVWMMVANFGSSIALMVPLSYALAVRIDDLAPGHEELLGYVTGVAQIVYIVLSPMIGLWSDRTRSRLGRRTPFLLLGAVLGLLALALVALAPTVPLIGLGWIFGMAGWSTVGGAIQNLQADIVPEQQRGRVSALTGMTSQVAPVLGIGIAYSVAHSMLMVFLVPGIIGIVMVALLPLFKPEGSSVGLPRTGHVTVRQLFASFGFNPRKYPDFGWNWLGRFLFFIGLYFNTTFGTFFYAQRLDMPVKSVAGVIATVGMIGVVAAAAGAVVGGFLSDRLGRRKLFTLIGAVLFVVGAVTEAFAYSLVQLVVGAVVMQLAIAAFSAVDQAIVFAILPDRAQAGRYMAVVAFAQKIPSAVAPLIAPLIITAGVAAGGDKNYTLLYLIGAVFALCGGLTILFGVKSVR